A window of Cohnella herbarum contains these coding sequences:
- a CDS encoding alpha-L-rhamnosidase-related protein, producing MGDQAKIQSAQTTIVRNDAFIQTADDLKPSLFYKGIRPTQIVRVQSDRTAMHDWRAVPEAEIGTLENRAFGKGESVILDFGDHRVGYVSFDIKPVGSPPDAPLKLKLTFGEMPVEMAEPFSSYEGWISSSWLQEETLIVDVLPRQVKLPRRYSFRYLKLEVLDTSRKYQVSFRNITCTTVTSADLSNTLPFNHADPLLQEIDRVSVKTLEDCMQDVFEDGPKRDRRLWLGDLRLQALVNYRTFRNNDLVKRCLYLFASVPDESGRVSANLFIEPHLIADDTYLFDYSLFFTVTLYDYYLETNDEATLNELWPTARRQVELALERLDERGIVKDDDTWWSFIDWHEQLNKQAPSQAVLIYALKRAIPLAKAVGCKQSANFEQRLTVIENATKESLWDAEQGLFVSGDQRQVSWATQIWMALAEVLPKDENKALMLRLLSANPEVGPTTPYMYHHFVEALIVVGCREEAVDRLKQYWGGMLTDGADTFWELYDPQNKNFSPYGSHLINSYCHAWSCTPTYLIRQYEL from the coding sequence ATGGGAGATCAAGCCAAAATCCAATCCGCGCAAACGACGATCGTTCGTAACGACGCTTTTATCCAAACGGCGGACGATCTTAAACCGTCTTTGTTTTACAAAGGAATACGGCCCACGCAAATCGTTCGCGTACAATCGGATAGGACGGCGATGCACGATTGGCGCGCTGTACCTGAAGCGGAAATCGGGACGCTCGAGAATCGGGCCTTCGGCAAAGGGGAATCCGTCATCCTGGATTTCGGAGACCATCGGGTCGGATATGTTTCTTTCGATATCAAACCCGTGGGCAGTCCTCCGGATGCTCCGCTTAAGTTGAAGTTAACCTTCGGCGAGATGCCCGTCGAGATGGCGGAGCCTTTTTCCAGCTATGAGGGGTGGATCAGCAGTTCCTGGCTCCAAGAAGAGACTCTTATCGTGGATGTATTGCCTAGACAAGTGAAATTACCAAGACGTTATAGCTTCCGATATTTGAAACTGGAAGTGCTTGATACTTCCCGTAAGTATCAAGTCAGCTTTCGCAATATCACTTGCACGACCGTCACATCGGCCGACCTATCGAATACGCTCCCGTTCAACCATGCGGATCCGTTGCTGCAAGAAATCGATCGCGTCAGCGTCAAGACATTAGAGGACTGCATGCAGGACGTGTTCGAGGACGGACCCAAACGCGACCGCAGGCTTTGGCTGGGCGATCTTCGCCTTCAGGCATTGGTCAATTACCGAACGTTTCGAAATAACGATCTAGTGAAAAGATGCTTGTACCTGTTCGCCAGCGTACCCGACGAAAGCGGGCGGGTGTCCGCGAACCTCTTCATCGAACCTCATCTGATCGCCGACGACACCTATTTATTCGACTACTCGTTGTTTTTTACGGTGACGCTTTACGATTACTACTTGGAAACCAACGACGAAGCTACTTTGAATGAGTTATGGCCGACGGCGAGACGGCAAGTCGAGCTAGCCTTGGAGCGGTTGGATGAACGCGGAATCGTGAAGGACGACGATACCTGGTGGAGTTTCATAGACTGGCATGAGCAGTTAAACAAGCAAGCCCCTTCTCAAGCCGTGCTCATTTACGCGTTGAAACGCGCCATCCCTCTCGCCAAGGCTGTCGGATGTAAACAAAGCGCGAATTTTGAACAGCGGCTTACCGTCATCGAAAACGCGACTAAAGAGAGCCTATGGGATGCGGAGCAAGGCTTGTTCGTGAGCGGAGATCAACGGCAGGTGTCTTGGGCAACGCAGATTTGGATGGCTCTAGCCGAAGTGTTACCGAAAGACGAGAACAAGGCTCTGATGCTTCGCCTGCTGTCCGCTAACCCGGAAGTCGGGCCGACCACGCCTTACATGTACCATCATTTCGTTGAGGCCTTAATCGTAGTCGGGTGCAGGGAAGAAGCGGTTGATCGTTTGAAACAATATTGGGGCGGGATGTTAACCGATGGCGCCGATACGTTCTGGGAGCTATACGATCCGCAAAATAAAAATTTCTCTCCCTACGGCAGTCATCTGATCAACAGTTACTGCCATGCATGGAGTTGTACGCCGACTTACTTGATTCGTCAGTATGAGCTGTAA
- a CDS encoding ABC transporter substrate-binding protein has product MKQLVRLFGAVFIIAIGLMYFTSYLNSSQGYSGANTLTIYNWGDYIDPDLIAEFEEETGLKVIYQTFDSNEAMMTKIEQGGTTFDISIPSEYAIDKMKAEGLLLPIDHSKIPNLGNIDPRFMNLSFDPENEYSIPYFWGTVGIIYNTELLEGRTFSSWNDLWSEDLRNQILLVDGAREVMGFGLNSLNYSLNDTEEAHLQEAKRKLGTLTPNIKAIVGDEIKMLLAGEEAAVGVVWSGDASEIMGENEKLDYVIPEEGSNLWFDNMVIPKTAKNIEGAHKFINFMLDPEVAARNTEYVGYSTPNAKALELLPEEISQDERFYPNPEMTSKLEVYKNLGKKMLSHYNELFLEFKMHRK; this is encoded by the coding sequence ATGAAGCAGCTCGTCCGACTGTTCGGCGCCGTGTTCATTATCGCGATCGGGCTTATGTATTTCACTTCCTACCTGAACTCTTCGCAGGGGTATTCCGGAGCGAATACGCTCACGATATACAATTGGGGCGATTACATCGATCCCGACCTGATCGCCGAGTTCGAGGAGGAAACCGGGCTTAAAGTCATCTACCAGACTTTCGATTCGAATGAAGCGATGATGACGAAGATCGAGCAAGGCGGAACCACGTTCGATATTAGCATTCCGTCCGAATACGCCATCGACAAGATGAAAGCAGAAGGATTGTTGCTTCCGATCGACCATAGCAAGATTCCGAACTTAGGCAACATCGATCCCCGGTTCATGAATCTGAGCTTCGATCCCGAGAACGAATATTCCATTCCTTATTTCTGGGGAACGGTAGGGATCATCTATAATACCGAATTGCTCGAGGGACGGACGTTCTCCAGCTGGAACGATCTGTGGAGCGAGGACCTCCGCAATCAAATTCTGTTGGTGGACGGGGCTCGCGAGGTAATGGGATTCGGGCTCAACAGTTTGAATTATTCGCTTAACGATACCGAAGAAGCGCATCTGCAAGAAGCGAAGCGGAAGCTGGGCACGTTGACCCCGAATATTAAAGCGATCGTCGGGGACGAGATCAAGATGCTGCTCGCTGGCGAAGAAGCGGCGGTCGGCGTCGTCTGGTCCGGGGATGCGTCCGAGATCATGGGAGAGAACGAGAAGCTGGACTACGTGATCCCGGAAGAGGGCTCGAACCTCTGGTTCGATAATATGGTCATTCCCAAGACGGCCAAAAATATCGAAGGAGCGCATAAGTTCATCAACTTCATGCTGGATCCCGAGGTTGCCGCGAGGAATACCGAGTATGTCGGTTACTCGACGCCTAACGCGAAGGCGCTGGAGCTGCTGCCCGAAGAGATCTCGCAGGATGAGCGCTTCTATCCGAATCCCGAGATGACGAGCAAGCTGGAAGTGTACAAGAATCTCGGCAAAAAAATGCTTTCCCATTATAACGAGCTGTTCCTGGAGTTTAAGATGCATCGAAAATAG
- a CDS encoding ABC transporter permease, with translation MRTNGKLAQLYLVIVFIILYAPILYLMYYSFNSAGTMHGFDGFTLEWYKEVFHDTRLLIIVLNTVVIALLSSAISTILGVVGALAIQRVRRNRPRNSLLAMNNVLIVSPDVIIGASFLIFFTMIGIKLGFTSVLLSHIAFSVPIVVLMVLPKLQEMSPTLIDAAKDLGASGWGVLTKVVLPFLRPGIFAGFFMALTYSLDDFAVTFFVTGNGYTTLSVEIYSRARQGISPSINALSTLIFLFTITLVVGYYFLTRRGSKKPDWGVVQP, from the coding sequence ATGAGAACAAACGGCAAGCTCGCCCAGCTATATCTCGTAATCGTGTTTATCATCCTGTACGCGCCGATCCTGTACTTGATGTACTACTCGTTCAATAGCGCGGGAACGATGCACGGCTTCGACGGATTTACGCTCGAATGGTACAAGGAAGTATTCCATGACACTCGACTGCTTATCATCGTTCTGAATACGGTCGTCATCGCGCTGCTGTCGTCGGCGATCTCGACGATCCTTGGCGTCGTTGGCGCGCTGGCTATTCAACGCGTACGAAGAAACCGGCCGAGAAATTCGTTGCTGGCGATGAACAACGTGCTTATCGTAAGTCCCGACGTCATTATCGGGGCGTCGTTTCTTATTTTCTTCACGATGATCGGCATTAAGCTCGGGTTCACCTCGGTGCTTCTGTCGCACATCGCGTTCAGCGTACCTATCGTCGTCCTCATGGTGCTGCCTAAGCTTCAGGAGATGAGCCCGACTTTGATCGATGCGGCCAAGGATCTGGGAGCAAGCGGATGGGGAGTGCTCACGAAAGTCGTGTTGCCGTTCCTTCGCCCGGGCATTTTCGCGGGATTCTTCATGGCGCTCACGTATTCGCTCGACGACTTCGCCGTTACGTTCTTCGTCACGGGAAACGGGTATACGACCTTGTCCGTCGAAATCTACTCGCGGGCGCGCCAAGGCATCTCGCCTTCCATTAACGCGTTATCGACGCTGATCTTCTTGTTCACGATCACCCTTGTCGTCGGTTATTACTTCTTGACCCGACGGGGGAGCAAGAAGCCGGATTGGGGGGTCGTGCAGCCATGA
- a CDS encoding ABC transporter permease, which translates to MSKTRNLYLIPYVAWMLLFVATPIVLIVYNSFFDVEGNFTFDNFQKFLTPVYLRMTFNSFWYAFLITLFSLLVAYPTAYWLTRTKHKQLWLLLIIVPSWINLLLKTYAFIGLFGTYGFVNAIFEWAGIGTQQILFTDFSFVFVSVYIFIPFMILPIYNALEELNPSLIYAARDLGASPWKTFRRVVFPLTLGGVKAGCQAVFIPALSLFMITRLIAGNRVVTLGTAIEQHFLVTQDWGMGSAIAVLLIIVMAVIMMMTGNRGARNTIR; encoded by the coding sequence ATGTCTAAGACGCGTAACCTATACCTAATTCCTTACGTGGCGTGGATGCTGCTCTTCGTGGCGACTCCGATCGTGCTGATCGTCTACAACTCCTTCTTCGACGTGGAAGGGAACTTCACTTTCGACAACTTTCAGAAGTTCCTGACTCCCGTTTACTTAAGAATGACGTTCAACTCCTTCTGGTATGCGTTCCTGATCACGCTCTTCTCGTTGCTGGTCGCCTACCCGACGGCGTATTGGTTGACCCGAACGAAGCACAAGCAGCTGTGGCTGCTGCTCATTATCGTGCCGAGTTGGATTAACCTGCTGCTGAAGACGTATGCCTTCATCGGGTTATTCGGCACCTATGGGTTCGTTAACGCCATATTCGAATGGGCAGGCATCGGAACGCAGCAAATTTTGTTCACCGATTTCAGCTTCGTGTTCGTGTCCGTGTACATTTTTATCCCGTTCATGATTTTGCCGATCTATAACGCGCTTGAGGAATTGAATCCTTCGCTGATCTACGCGGCAAGGGATCTAGGAGCTTCCCCGTGGAAAACGTTCCGCAGGGTCGTGTTCCCTCTCACGCTCGGAGGAGTGAAAGCGGGTTGCCAAGCGGTGTTCATTCCGGCGTTGTCGTTGTTTATGATTACGAGGCTGATCGCGGGCAACCGCGTCGTCACGTTGGGCACGGCGATCGAGCAGCATTTTCTCGTTACGCAGGATTGGGGAATGGGTTCGGCGATCGCCGTACTATTGATTATCGTAATGGCCGTCATCATGATGATGACCGGTAACCGGGGAGCGAGGAATACGATCCGATGA
- a CDS encoding ABC transporter ATP-binding protein: MTDTTIIRFENVTKTYDRDTVVLDKVSFEIERGKFYTLLGPSGCGKTTILRLIAGFMEPSEGSIYFNGKLINSVPADKRQVNTVFQDYALFPHLNVFENVAFGLRIKKMKNAAITEKVNEALRFVNLVGYEDREISEMSGGQRQRVAIARAIVNEPEILLLDEPLSALDLKLRTEMQYELRELQRRLGITFIFVTHDQEEALAMSDEIFVLNKGEIQQSGTPTDIYDEPINRFVADFIGESNIVPGRMIRDFLAEFAGKSFECVDQGFSPNEPVEIMIRPEDLEITTPEQGNMLIKVDSQLFRGVHYEISGYDESGNEWLVHSTKKAIVGDSVGLRFDPEAIHVMRFGETEAEFDKRLEAYGDHEHEHGQAPLPGGAVESRDV; encoded by the coding sequence ATGACGGATACGACGATTATTCGGTTCGAGAACGTAACGAAGACGTATGACCGGGATACGGTTGTCCTGGATAAGGTAAGCTTCGAGATCGAACGAGGGAAATTCTATACGCTGCTGGGTCCGTCGGGGTGCGGGAAAACTACGATATTGAGGCTGATTGCCGGGTTCATGGAGCCTTCGGAGGGCAGTATTTATTTTAATGGAAAACTGATTAACTCCGTACCGGCGGACAAGCGCCAAGTGAACACCGTTTTCCAAGACTATGCGCTGTTTCCGCACTTGAACGTGTTCGAGAACGTCGCGTTCGGCCTGAGAATCAAGAAGATGAAAAACGCCGCCATTACCGAGAAGGTGAACGAAGCTCTCCGGTTCGTCAATCTGGTCGGGTACGAGGATCGCGAGATTTCCGAGATGTCCGGAGGTCAACGGCAGCGGGTGGCGATCGCGCGGGCGATCGTGAACGAGCCGGAGATTCTGCTGTTGGACGAGCCGTTATCGGCGCTCGACTTGAAGCTCCGAACAGAGATGCAGTACGAGCTGCGGGAACTCCAGCGCAGGCTGGGCATCACGTTTATTTTCGTTACCCACGATCAGGAAGAGGCGCTCGCCATGTCCGACGAAATCTTCGTCCTGAACAAAGGGGAGATCCAGCAAAGCGGAACGCCTACCGATATTTATGACGAGCCGATCAACCGGTTCGTCGCCGACTTCATCGGGGAGTCGAATATCGTGCCCGGCCGGATGATTCGCGATTTCCTGGCCGAATTCGCCGGTAAATCGTTCGAGTGCGTCGACCAAGGCTTCTCTCCTAACGAGCCGGTGGAAATCATGATCCGGCCCGAGGATTTGGAAATCACGACCCCGGAACAGGGGAACATGCTGATCAAGGTAGATAGCCAATTGTTCCGCGGCGTACATTACGAGATTAGCGGTTACGATGAATCGGGCAACGAATGGCTTGTCCACTCGACGAAGAAAGCCATTGTAGGCGATAGCGTCGGTCTTCGATTCGATCCGGAGGCGATTCACGTCATGCGGTTCGGCGAGACGGAAGCGGAATTCGACAAGCGGCTGGAAGCCTACGGCGACCATGAGCATGAGCACGGGCAAGCTCCGTTGCCGGGCGGGGCGGTGGAATCGCGCGATGTCTAA